The Lycium ferocissimum isolate CSIRO_LF1 chromosome 1, AGI_CSIRO_Lferr_CH_V1, whole genome shotgun sequence genome includes a region encoding these proteins:
- the LOC132030986 gene encoding NAC domain-containing protein 71-like, with protein MAGASLPPGFRFHPTDDELVGYYLKRKTDGLEIELEVIPEIDLYKFDPWELPEKSFLPKRDMEWFFFCSRDKKYPNGSRTNRATKAGYWKATGKDRKVTCHDQPEVVGYRKTLVFYSGRAPQGDRTDWVMHEYRLCDDVSQASPNFQGPFALCRVIKRNDNSLKTSDVFVAISNELVVPTADTATQTTHTCNDSNYSIPITSPYNTSHDMILDSSKECFRGQSACGDVPHHEFPNVASWQPNDLIEITSRSTFPNFRGNVERSGDLSSYGCVSPYSVHGTYTGIYDNSTMSYEGCEGWNQANLGDFNGLWSHEDNFQ; from the exons ATGGCAGGAGCATCATTGCCTCCAGGATTTCGATTTCATCCAACTGATGATGAattggttggatattacctgAAAAGGAAAACTGATGGACTTGAAATTGAGTTGGAAGTTATTCCAGAAATAGACTTGTACAAATTTGATCCATGGGAACTTCCAG AGAAATCGTTCCTTCCAAAGCGCGACATGGAGTGGTTCTTCTTCTGCTCTCGGGACAAGAAGTACCCGAATGGCTCACGAACCAATCGAGCCACTAAGGCCGGATACTGGAAAGCAACCGGGAAAGATAGGAAGGTTACCTGTCATGATCAGCCTGAAGTTGTTGGATATCGAaagacattagtcttctatAGTGGACGAGCTCCCCAAGGGGATAGAACAGATTGGGTAATGCACGAGTATCGTCTATGTGATGATGTTTCACAAGCCTCTCCGAATTTCCAG GGGCCTTTCGCTCTCTGTCGTGTCATCAAGAGAAACGATAACTCGCTAAAAACAAGTGACGTTTTTGTAGCAATCTCGAACGAGCTTGTTGTTCCAACTGCTGATACGGCAACTCAAACGACGCACACGTGCAACGATAGCAACTATTCGATTCCGATTACTTCTCCTTATAATACATCACATGATATGATTCTTGATTCTTCAAAG GAATGTTTTCGAGGCCAGAGTGCATGTGGAGATGTTCCGCACCATGAGTTCCCAAACGTAGCATCGTGGCAACCAAATGATCTAATTGAGATCACTTCAAGATCAACTTTCCCAAACTTTAGAGGGAACGTTGAACGTTCTGGTGATCTCAGTAGCTATGGCTGTGTATCTCCCTACTCGGTTCATGGAACCTACACGGGGATTTACGATAATAGTACTATGTCATATGAAG GGTGTGAAGGTTGGAATCAAGCTAATTTGGGAGATTTTAATGGTTTATGGTCGCACGAAGATAACTTTCAGTAA